The Epinephelus fuscoguttatus linkage group LG7, E.fuscoguttatus.final_Chr_v1 DNA window CAATCTCAGTAGGTAAATACACTTTGTCacatatgtttgtttgttttatgatgAAATATTCTCTCCACTTTGCCTTAAACTTGATTGTTGAGACACAAATTCAACTGCAGCAGACGTGTGACAGATTTAGGAGTTATAAGTGTCATTGTTTTAATCATCTGCAATGTCGGTGTGTGGTTAGAGAGCTGAAGGAGATTCATTAAGTCTGAATGTGTCTCCGGAACAAACTGTAATCCAACGCTACTGTAAAGccagtttattgttttcatcttGTTGCTCCTCTGTCTCTTAAGACTCCTCTCTAGAGTTACATTTTGGCTAATTGCATTTGAGACTGGGGTGTACTACACTGTGAAACTTTCTATTTTCACTGGGATTTGTATGCATTTATTGACATTCTGCTGCTTTGGTTTGGGAGCTGATAAACCAAATAAATAGAGAAGGAAAATAGGAAGCTTATGAGTgtcactgtactgtatgtcatgcAATGCTGTTTTGGCACCCAGGTGGTTTTAAATGGGTTGTGTATGTTTTGCAATAGAACGAGCAAGCAGAAAACGAAGGGTGGGATTTATCTTATTTAAAGCAATCACTGTATGTTGTTGGTTTCTCACTCTACAGATTTAGCAGCAGGAAGCGGGTTGCGATGGCGTGTTTGCCTGTGAGCTACTCGTAGTTTTGTGTATGTTTCAGTGTAGTAAACTGTCCTCTCTGTTCCACGCTGCCTTATATTCAGGGCCTGTTGTGCTTTAGAGCCAAATATGAGTTCAACTTTTGTACGCATGAGGGCACTTTGTGTGTATgcgtctgtgtttttgtaccaTTTTGAAGTGCACGTCTTTTTCAGCATTCAGCATATTCTGTTGTAGGCAAAACACGTAACcctaaatttatttatttcccaaAAAGAAGTCAAGATTACCTCGTGATTgtgagatggagaaaaaaagctcAAGTGGTTCCTAACTCCATGTCTTACACTGAGAAGAGCTCTCTCCAGAATATTCTTCCTTTGTTCTTTGAGCTGaagttgtttttgagtttgcAAATGAACACACAGACCGCTGGTTGTGCATTGTTTTCATgccaaaaaggaaaatatacaaaaaaaaatatcatattagaaatacatttttgccTGATAGTTGATCCTAAATCTACAAAATGCATTTATTAATAATAAGAGAAGAGGCAGTTGTCAGAGGAACTCAGtggtaagtgcaataaaacttCATGTAGGTCAGTGTCATGTaaaagccattttgtttttgtctgttttagtgCATTTAATAAACCCAAGTAACATTGCTGACTTTGAAGAAACGCATTTGTGTAGCCAAACCTGGTCAAAATTacaaagatgaaaataaaaaaacttttaCAACACTTGTGAGCGTGTTATGTTTTGGTTAGAGATGGTCCAGCACCAGTTATGCTGCCGCTGGCTCACAGAACATCTGATGTTGGGGCGCACATTCAAACGCAGGATCCAGGAGCTGTTTCAACATTTGATTGCAGACAGGGTGGTTGAACAGTTCTATGGTGGTTGTTGGATTctattataaaaataatattaactAGTCCATGcacattgagtgcacagttgcccacatacagtttcacatggtgtgcatttgggatacaggtcataggaaacatATTGTGACACAAAATGTGCTGCTTAAATGGCACAAAGAACCCAAAAGGATATATTTTTTGAGAGCCTAAATGCGTGGATGAGCTGGGGCTTTTTTAGGCCTATTCTTACTTTCAGGGTCCAAAGATAATCCAAGGCTATTGATAAAATATTACAGGTCAAGGCCTCAGACGCCCAGGTCTAACACCACTGAGGAAATCAATTCTTTACAGCTCTAAAAAGAAAGTTGTCTACACTGCAAGTTGTGTTGTCCAGTCGCCAGCAACTAGTTTTAGAGCAGCAAAGAATTTAGTAATATGTCAAACCGGATAAAAGAAAGTTATATGGCATCCGTTCTCTGCATTTGTTAATGTTCCACATAGAGTTAATCTGAGCCATGCCATACAACATTAACAATCACATCACCTCCATACAGGATTAGTTGTATACAGCTGTTTTTAATGCAATGGCATTTGATCAGCACTCTATCAACCAGAACACATTCAGGTATCTGGAAGGAGAAAAAATGATGTTTGAATATCTGTAGCTTGGTACCAAAAGTCTTTCAAATGCATCTTCACCTCCTTTTGCTAAGATTATGTTGCCTCTCCCAATTTTGGCTTTACAAGTTTCTAAATTCACTCCCAGATTTTCAGACATTATTGTCCATTATCCAGTCTGTAACAGCAGAACTAAGTATTTTTAAACACCACCTGTCTGCCACTATGAGAAGCCCCCCCATCCCTCCCCTGGGCCACAGTGAATACCACTCCCTATTTTAAACCAGACTGGGTTTAGTCCTCAATTCTTCTCACGTAAAGCACAAATAAGCCTTTAATTTGGAAATGTGACCACAGCAAATGGTATGCTGAGAACATCTGATGCTGAAAAAGTCATTTAGTTGTTGAACAACCTGCAACAAATCGTGTTTGCCATTTCAGCAATGGTGTGTAGTTCAAACATTTGTTCAACACTACTGCCCCCAAGTGACTAAAGTGAGCATCATCATCTCTGTAGTCAAAACCTTTCAGATAAAAGTTGTGCCAAGTGTTTTAATGGTGAGAGCATGAAACACAGCAAACAAGTTCAGTCCAtgaacaaactttatttaatcATGAATTAAAGGCACAGATCTGTGATCAATAAAGTGGAATGCATGCCATTTAATACTCCTctccctcatcatcatcctctcccAGACTATCAGTGCCAACCTCCTCATAATCCTTCTCCAGAGCTGCCATGTCCTCTCTGGCCTCAGAGAACTCTCCCTCCTCCATACCCTCACCCACATACCAGTGAACAAAGGCACGCTTAGCGTACATCAGATCAAACTTGTGGTCCAGCCGAGCCCAGGCCTCTGCAATAGCAGTGGTGTTGCTCAGCATGCACACAGCCCTCTGgaccttggccaggtctccacCAGGAACTACAGTGGGTGGCTGGTAGTTGATGCCCACCTTGAAACCAGTGGggcaccagtccacaaactGGATGGAGCGCTTGGTTTTAATGGCGGCAATGGCAGCATTGACATCTTTGGGCACCACATCACCACGATACAAAAGGCAACAAGCCATGTATTTGCCGTGGCGAGGGTCACATTTCACCATCTGATTGGATGGCTCGAAGCAGGCGTTGGTGATTTCTGACACCGTTAGCTGCTCATGGTAAGCCTTCTCAGCAGAGATGACAGGGGCATAGGTGGCCAGAGGGAAGTGGATACGGGGATATGGCACCAAGTTGGTCTGGAACTCTGTCAGATCAACATTGAGGGCGCCATCGAAACGAAGGGACGCAGTGATGGAGGACACAATCTGACTGATCAGCCTGTTCAGGTTGGTGTAAGTGGGACGCTCGATATCGAGGTTCCTGCGGCAGATATCGTAGATGGCCTCGTTATCTACCATGAAGGCACAGTCAGAGTGCTCCAGGGTGGTGTGGGTGGTCAGGATGGAGTTGTAGGGCTCCACCACAGCGGTGGACACCTGGGGAGCTGGGTAGATGGAGAACTCCAGCTTGGACTTCTTGCCGTAGTCCACGGACAGACGCTCCATCAGCAGGGAGGTGAAACCAGAGCCGGTGCCACCTCCGAAGCTGTGGAAAACCAGGAAGCCCTGAAGGCCGGTGCACTGGTCAGCCTGAGGACACAGAGGGAGACACACTGATCACATATGAGATACAGCTATGTCATTTAATCGGATACTCTAGAGCAGAACTAGGAATCAATCCCTCCTAATATCAAGTTACCCACCAGTTTGCGGATCCTGTCCAGCACCAGGTCGATGATCTCTTTGCCGATGGTGTAGTGTCCACGGGCGTAGTTGTTGGCAGCATCCTCCTTGCCAGTGATCAGCTGCTCAGGGTGGAACAGCTGGCGGTAGGTCCCAGTGCGCACCTCATctgaagagaaataaaaataaattataggAGGGTTTGacagaagggaaaaaaactacacaaaagcagcaaatacatattttttttttaaatttgtattttatgAGTTTACCGATGACAGTGGGCTCCAGGTCGACAAAAACAGCTCTGGGGACGTGCTTTCCAGCTCCAGTCTCACTGAAGAAGGTGTTGAAGGAGTCGTCTCCTCCACCGATGGTCTTGTCACTGGGCATCTGTCCGTCCGGCTGGATCCCATGTTCCAGGCAGTAAAGCTCCCAGCAGGCATTGCCAATCTGGACACCAGCCTGACCGACGTGCACGGAGATACACTCACGCTgtggaaagaaaaaaggttgttgatcAGAAAGTATGTGTTattcaaataggctggttgtgGCGGTAATTTTAACAAATCAGATGCTGGAGGCCACTTGTCACATGTTGAGCATGGCTACGGGGTTAATGCAAGATTCAAATCAGGAGACAAAGGCTCTAGTGTGAAGCACCAGATACCAGAACATCATGACTAACATCACCTGATGCAGTCATTTAGCCTCACGGCAAACACTCCTTAAAACTTAGGGAGCGGTTGATCATTCAGACTCAAAATAtgctcaagaaaaaaaaaactggttcATTGAAAACATCCACATCAAAGCTCTGTGgtgaaacaaaccaaacacagctgGAGTTCAGGACTTTGACACAAAGTGAGGCCTTTACAACATCAAAGATTACATGTACAAGCCCCATTAAGCTTTTAGTGAATAGGTTTTGTTTAAAAAGCCTGTGGTTGCACTTTCATAAGGGCCTCTTCAAACAGAGGGTAGTCTGAATGTTCAGGCTGAAAGCACACTGACCTTTGCTAACTGGGTCAATGCACAGACAAGAAAGCCGGAAGCTGCCAGCCTCGACTTATCCATAATTTGGGCTGTGCCCTGTCGAATTATCACTTAAACTTACCAACACTACAATTAAAAAACGACCCACCGAGGCCGAAGTTTGGTCAACTGTCCCTTACCtttaactttttgttttaaCGTCGACAGTTGATGCTACTTCCTCATACTTAAACCACTTAGTAAAACTGAGTTGCCACGTGGTGACACACTTTCAGAGCGGTGAACTGAGCTAAATTAGCACacaataagtaaaataaaaccttAGTTTACAACTTACCATGTTTCCTGAAGCTGTGAAGTGTCTTACAGTTTTGTTAAAGAGGAGGAAGCGGTACGGTTAACTCTCACAGCAGGCGGTTAGGAGACCAGCGTAAGAAGTAACTGACGCGTTTTCTCTGGGcgggctcatttatactcctcTAACCGGCGGAAAAGTGCTGCTGAATCTGATTGGTCCGAAGTCACGTGAGCGCGCTTCCTATTGGATGAACTGAAATGTCATATGCGCCACGAGCTCTGCTGGAAAGTTGAGTAATCATAACTGACAATTTCGGACCGGAAGTGGATACTTTTAAACCGATTTGTGATCATTACCGCTCTTCTTCTGTatcgtctgtgtgtgtatctgctaTGTATAGTTATTGCAGAGtctctgttgtgtcacatttgtcctttttcttatttaaatcAACAAAAACTAAGTGAGTACGTTTACTCGAGTACTGTACTTTAGTACCATTGTGACATACTTATACTTCGCTTGAGTATTTCCGCCCTCTCCATCTCTACACTTCTGCTCCATTATTACAATTCAGGGCAAGAGGGGCAAATATTATAGTTTGTACTCCACTAGATTCATTACTTTGCAGTCACATTAATACAAAGTATCATCACAAGTGAATTATGTTGTATGGTAAGTTTAAGACAAGATGCAACTTGATCCTCCAAGGCAGATTCTCAACCTACCCAGTGGTATATGATGTAATAAAACTTAACCCCACCTTTGCCAACTCCAACATTACAGTGATGAAGACATTAATGGAGAAatcaggggcgtaaatatagacagtggaGGCTgtgcagttgcactggggcccctggAGTccctggggtgggggggtcCTTGCAAATGATTCAGATTACCACCACGCTAGTCTCGCGTCACCAGACTCTTCATGTAAGgcgaagagcctggtttctattcactctgaattttgtctggattctggttccggtctagagagcgaATGcggaattcaccaaagtaaaagtgttcaccaaagtaaaactttaaattctggcgcaccatcgatttggggtgatgaggggtgtaagaaaatcgattaacttaatggctttgGGCTTTTcctgtaaattatattctttaaattaaaaagtttcaccgcatttttattagcttggtgcttttattttgacggaaaggtgcatccatcgaattccggatcctgtctcactcgccctggttccggttccttacgaaaacggccactaacggccccagactaacaCCACATAACTGCACCTGTGTTCAGAGAAGAAATCATTgaattaaaaatggtgccatttgctttGGGCTCTATTCCCTCAAAAATGCAAACGCATCTCCGTCATGATTTCCTTCTCTgttctctctttttatttttggtaaaatagtcagtagcgATCTACATAAACTATCAACactataaataaactatatTAAAAATCTGTTTACTCAGTTTACTGATGATCAGTGGGAAAGTATATGTCAGAATGTCTTCTCTTTATTGTTGTGCAATAAAATAATTGAACAGAATTATAAATATATGCACAGGATGTATCTTACCCCATTGCGTCTGAGTAAGATATATCCTAACTCATCCTCTAAATGTCACAGATCTAAAACATGTACAGGGTCAGTCATTCATGTTTTCTGGGAATGCagaaaactaaaacatttttggaaagaggTGCATGATTTGACTGCTAAGGTCTTGAGGACTCCATCTGACATTTCCCCAGTACGGTACCTCTTTGGTATGGAACTGAATAGGACGCTAGACCCCATGTCTGCAAAGAGGATCAGCATAATGCCATATATAGCAAAGAAGTGCATTTTGCTCAGCTGGAACCAGGAAAGACCCCCAACATTAAACTTGTTCAAACAAATATTGAACAACACAATACAACTGGAACAACGCATTTACATATTAAAAACTAAAGGGGAAGTCTTCCTGAGAACATGGGAACCCCTTATGGATCTCTGACTACCCACTTAGCCGGATTATGTCGGCTTATGTGTGCTCTGATTCTGAAGAAATGAACCAATTTTCACTGACcattgttttgggttttttttttattttatttaaaaaaaaattattgtctatttatttatttattttactatcaGTTATTACAACTAGGATTCTACCATGTCTTTACTGTCCATGTACTCATTTGAGGGTGTTTCTAAaaggttaaaaacaaataaataaatgattgaaaaaaaaatctgttgaacTCAATAaacaatttcttattttcttgtaTATTTTTGTCCTATACAGGCATACAGTGATAATCGTTGGGTAGCATGTATGTTAATGTTGTCTAACGTCAAGTctttatttgatcatgtgacaaaataaaatgatccAGTAGCTAGTTTAGGTGCAAAATCTGTTGAGTGCAAATCTAACAGCTGAGCACATGTACAAGTCCAGCGAGCAGTCATACCTTTTAAACAGAAAAGCGGCAGTGAGACATGACAATAAGAAACgaacaaaagacaaaagtaGCAAGGCTCTTTAAATGAGATTCCTTTGGCTTTTTTATAATCTGTTGTCTGTGGTGTGTGCGCGCTTCATAAATAGTAactagtgtgcactggggcccgtcacaatagtgtgcactgggggaAATAATGGGTAAGTCATGAAAGACAGCCTGTATTACTCTGAATGGGACATTCTGCATAATGGGtgttacagctgtgtgtgtgtgttgtctgctgctgtcccttttccctccattgtagatctgcccaggtgtgctgcgtTACTTTACAAGGTGCAGTGCACCTGGCGTGGAGGAGGTGTTTaagagctcctgtgccagcagcaaaggagagaggcctctggtgtggagactgctggtcctgctgcctgtCAGCCtggatttttgttgtcttgttgtttgattgttttactTGTGATGAAGCCCATAGATTTGAGTGTTTAAAGGTGTTTATGAGGTTATTTTGGGTCAGTGTTGGAGTTTTGTTTGCCCATAGGGCCGCCGAAGGGTGGGGTGTAACAAtgggtacttttactttttactttggtactttaagtatattttgatctCACtttactcacacatacacacacacatacatatgaaGTAGAATTATAAACTTgtataaaatagaaatacttaagtaaagtacaaaTGTCAAAGTTGTACTGAAGTACACGACTAAAGGAACTTAGTTACATTCTACCACTGGTGGTTATACAAAAATTCTTCAAGATAAATCCAGATTTCAACTCTTAAATGGAAATTCAGGAGCAAGCAGGTGGATCTGTAAGAAACAGCCGTGACAGTCTTTCCAAAACTAATTAAGTGCAGCCAAATGACTGAGCTCAAGAGTCTTTCACAAGCATAGTTAGAGCTGTAGATGCCTTGACAACAAATAAGTTAGCAGCTAAAATCATCTTAATTCaattttcatattaaaaaaataaaagcatcaccAAATGAAAATTGATCAGCTATCActtttattttccttattaTTATAGAGAAGTTTATGAAAATGATTACAAATTATAAAGttaaaatgatcaaaatgtGAAAGAACTGAAGATAATAATTTAGAATATAatcttttaaattattaatttatttcctttctttggAATTGTTGATTTGGTTGATATAGGATCGGCAAAAATAAGCCTCAGCCTactcctttttttgttattgcatGTGAGATAATTTGTGTGCAATAATCTTTGTTTCTCCAGATGTCTGTAACCGAAATAAaacttattcattcattcattcattcattcattcaatcattcattcattcattcatatttttaccatttatttgtggttttgtaGTTGatgtaaacatattttattgtagAATAGCCCCAGTTTTTTCATCTAACAtaagttcttctttgaacatggGTGTATTTTTGAGTTAGCAATTTGTATGTGTTACAAGGGCCTGTTCTCACATGCTGGTGTTGTGCAACCCCACAGCCCACACTGTTACACCCCTGGTTGTGGTAAGCCTTCCTTTTGACCTGGCTTTGACCCTTTATTCTCACCCCGGCCACCAGAGGTCTCCATATGATTGGAAATAAATCcttttggcttaatttttcatttcaaaacttAAGTTCACCTCTGTGTCATCAAGAATGATCCTGCGAACTGAAGTTGGAGCTTCAACAGATCAGAAGTCCTCACAGATGTTAGTGCAGTatgaaaaacaagacaaaaaggtCAATATTTTTTGCAGGATTTATTA harbors:
- the LOC125891851 gene encoding tubulin alpha-1C chain — translated: MRECISVHVGQAGVQIGNACWELYCLEHGIQPDGQMPSDKTIGGGDDSFNTFFSETGAGKHVPRAVFVDLEPTVIDEVRTGTYRQLFHPEQLITGKEDAANNYARGHYTIGKEIIDLVLDRIRKLADQCTGLQGFLVFHSFGGGTGSGFTSLLMERLSVDYGKKSKLEFSIYPAPQVSTAVVEPYNSILTTHTTLEHSDCAFMVDNEAIYDICRRNLDIERPTYTNLNRLISQIVSSITASLRFDGALNVDLTEFQTNLVPYPRIHFPLATYAPVISAEKAYHEQLTVSEITNACFEPSNQMVKCDPRHGKYMACCLLYRGDVVPKDVNAAIAAIKTKRSIQFVDWCPTGFKVGINYQPPTVVPGGDLAKVQRAVCMLSNTTAIAEAWARLDHKFDLMYAKRAFVHWYVGEGMEEGEFSEAREDMAALEKDYEEVGTDSLGEDDDEGEEY